A part of Fusarium oxysporum Fo47 chromosome III, complete sequence genomic DNA contains:
- a CDS encoding ferric reductase like transmembrane component-domain-containing protein: protein MTFISDFMFLLNIILPTESTSTIAPYYSGVNGINQAQNMLFKEALWWTLGIIALVVLTIRMLEIVWAQLRLISAMSVAREKQGYWRISQWSWMPAAKKHVIYAPLWKKRHSRGFRLSSAISVGTLPSRLHMALLVGYLGSNFTYMFVLNWANDNRYAFCAELRGRSGNLALVNMVPLIILAGRNNPLIPVLKISFDTCNLLHRWIGRIVVLEVVIHSIAWAIAAVADNGWEYVRRAITGGLFIGSGTLGTVAVVMMLIQSLPSIRYAFYETFLNTHIILATIAFVCTWAHCASASVPGGLPELSWIMAIMALWFADRFARVIRLAHANWSGRGFTYAICEPMSGEVTRVTLTLPKYMDIKPGTHAYLRFWGVNSWESHPFSIAWVNHLSSTHLPTSEKEPLASLDQANVSTAVSFIVGAQTGMTRKLFIRASQAGHSIRLKAAFEGPYAGHHSLDSYGHAVLFAGSTGITHQLSYIRHLLEGYNAGTVATRRVTLVWIIREYESLKWVRPYMDMILSIPHRKDILCLHVFVTRPRNPRDITNTSTTVRMYTGRPNVLALLAKEIEEQAGAMCVTVCGPGGLADDVRGAVCAIQAETVVDFVEESFTW from the exons ATGACTTTCATTTCTGACTTCATGTTCCTCCTCAATATTATCCTTCCTACAG AATCGACTTCAACCATTGCTCCCTATTACTCAGGCGTGAATGGTATCAACCAGGCCCAGAATATGCTGTTCAAGGAAGCTCTGTGGTGGACCCTGGGCATCATCGCCCTCGTCGTCTTGACCATCCGCATGCTGGAGATTGTCTGGGCACAGCTGCGGCTGATCTCGGCCATGTCCGTCGCCCGAGAGAAGCAAGGATATTGGAGAATATCGCAGTGGAGTTGGATGCCCGCTGCGAAGAAGCACGTCATTTACGCGCCGCTGTGGAAGAAGCGACACAGTAGGGGATTTCGCCTCTCCTCCGCTATCAGCGTCGGCACCCTGCCCTCGCGGTTGCACATGGCCCTCCTCGTCGGCTACCTGGGCAGTAACTTCACATACATGTTCGTGCTAAACTGGGCCAATGACAACCGCTACGCCTTCTGCGCCGAGCTGCGAGGCCGCTCGGGCAACTTGGCTCTCGTCAACATGGTGCCGCTCATCATCCTGGCCGGGCGGAACAACCCGCTCATCCCTGTCCTCAAGATCAGTTTTGATACGTGTAACCTGTTGCACCGATGGATTGGCCGCATTGTGGTGCTCGAGGTGGTCATCCACAGCATCGCCTGGGCGATTGCAGCTGTCGCAGATAACGGTTGGGAGTATGTCAGACGGGCGATTACGGGCGGCCTTTTCATCGGGTCCGGCACACTGGGCACAGTTGCTGTGGTTATGATGCTCATTCAGTCCCTGCCATCAATCCGCTACGCTTTCTACGAGACCTTCCTCAACACCCACATCATCCTGGCAACCATTGCCTTTGTGTGCACCTGGGCTCATTGCGCATCTGCCAGTGTCCCGGGAGGTCTTCCTGAGCTATCCTGGATCATGGCCATCATGGCCCTCTGGTTCGCTGACCGCTTTGCCCGCGTGATACGCCTAGCTCACGCAAACTGGTCCGGAAGAGGCTTTACGTATGCTATATGCGAGCCCATGTCGGGAGAAGTCACACGAGTGACACTGACACTCCCAAAGTACATGGACATCAAGCCTGGCACGCACGCGTACTTACGGTTCTGGGGTGTCAACTCCTGGGAGAGCCACCCATTCTCCATTGCCTGGGTCAACCACCTCTCCAGCACACATCTGCCCACCTCAGAGAAGGAACCTCTCGCCTCCTTGGACCAGGCCAATGTGTCGACGGCCGTGTCATTCATCGTCGGTGCACAGACGGGCATGACCCGCAAGCTCTTCATAAGGGCGAGCCAGGCCGGTCATAGCATCCGGCTCAAGGCTGCCTTCGAGGGCCCCTACGCTGGACACCACAGCCTCGACTCATACGGCCATGCCGTTCTCTTTGCCGGCTCTACGGGCATCACTCACCAACTCTCGTATATCCGACACCTACTCGAGGGCTACAACGCGGGCACCGTTGCCACACGTCGCGTCACTCTCGTCTGGATCATCCGCGAGTATGAGTCACTCAAGTGGGTTCGCCCCTATATGGACATGATCCTGAGCATTCCCCATCGAAAGGATATCCTCTGCCTCCATGTCTTTGTCACGCGGCCCCGGAACCCGCGcgacatcaccaacaccagcaccacaGTGCGAATGTACACTGGACGGCCTAACGTGCTGGCCTTGCTGGCCAAGGAGATCGAAGAACAGGCCGGCGCCATGTGCGTCACGGTTTGCGGACCTGGTGGGCTGGCTGATGATGTGAGAGGTGCGGTATGCGCGATACAGGCGGAGACGGTGGTGGACTTCGTTGAGGAGAGCTTTACGTGGTGA